In the Clostridium sporogenes genome, one interval contains:
- a CDS encoding CopG family transcriptional regulator, protein MADKKKVVINLPDTLYNEINEIIKKDSQKRSEFFREAIILYIEERKKQIKMDEMKKGYIEMANINRDYSEQGFEQDIKDLKNYEAMLSESDFPNDTTDGKKRRYILC, encoded by the coding sequence ATGGCAGATAAAAAGAAGGTAGTTATAAATCTTCCAGATACACTTTATAATGAAATAAATGAAATAATAAAAAAAGATTCTCAAAAAAGAAGTGAATTTTTTAGGGAAGCTATAATACTATATATTGAGGAGAGAAAAAAGCAAATAAAAATGGATGAAATGAAAAAAGGTTATATAGAAATGGCAAATATAAATAGAGACTATTCAGAGCAGGGATTTGAGCAAGATATAAAAGATTTAAAAAACTATGAAGCTATGCTTTCGGAGAGTGATTTTCCAAATGATACAACAGATGGTAAAAAGAGGAGATATATTTTATGCTGA
- a CDS encoding YedE-related selenium metabolism membrane protein, with product MDSKKGIIFTGAVIGIISVILVYFGNPVNMGFCIACFIRDTAGAIGLHRAPIVQYIRPEIIGMVIGAFIMALSKKEFDARGGSSPFIRFSLGFIVMVGALMFLGCPLRMVLRLAGGDLNAIMGLVGFAVGIVIGIVFLNKGFSLKRNYKLNKSEGYLFPIVNIGLFILLVAAPAFIFFSKKGPGSAHAPIAIALIAGLIVGILAQRTRLCMVGGIRDLIMFKDSYLISGFISIFIFALIGNLIIGKFKLGFIGQPVAHTDALWNFLGMVLAGWGSVLLGGCPMRQLILSAEGNIDSVITVLGMLVGAAFCHNFSLASSAKGATANGKVAVVIGFILVCAISYVNIEKNAKVKMKGDVSVGSN from the coding sequence ATGGATAGTAAAAAAGGTATTATATTTACGGGAGCTGTAATAGGAATTATATCAGTAATTTTAGTTTACTTTGGAAATCCTGTAAATATGGGTTTTTGTATCGCTTGTTTTATAAGAGATACAGCAGGAGCTATAGGGCTTCATAGAGCACCTATAGTTCAATATATAAGACCTGAAATTATAGGAATGGTTATAGGAGCTTTTATAATGGCTCTATCTAAAAAGGAATTTGATGCTAGAGGAGGATCATCACCTTTTATAAGATTTAGTTTAGGCTTTATAGTTATGGTAGGAGCTCTAATGTTTTTAGGGTGTCCTTTAAGAATGGTTTTAAGACTAGCAGGGGGGGACCTAAATGCTATAATGGGACTTGTAGGTTTTGCTGTAGGTATAGTTATTGGTATAGTATTCTTAAATAAAGGCTTTAGTTTAAAGAGAAATTATAAATTAAATAAGTCAGAAGGATATTTATTTCCAATAGTAAATATAGGATTATTTATATTATTAGTTGCAGCACCAGCTTTTATATTCTTTAGTAAAAAAGGTCCTGGTTCAGCACATGCCCCTATAGCCATTGCATTAATAGCAGGATTAATTGTAGGAATTTTAGCTCAAAGAACTAGACTATGTATGGTAGGTGGAATTAGAGATTTAATAATGTTTAAAGATAGTTATTTAATTTCGGGATTTATATCCATATTTATATTTGCACTTATAGGAAACTTAATTATAGGAAAGTTTAAATTAGGATTTATAGGACAACCAGTTGCTCATACAGATGCATTGTGGAACTTTTTAGGTATGGTACTTGCAGGTTGGGGATCTGTACTTTTAGGAGGATGTCCTATGAGACAACTTATACTTTCAGCAGAAGGGAATATAGATTCAGTTATAACGGTTTTAGGGATGTTAGTAGGCGCTGCATTTTGTCATAATTTTAGTTTGGCATCTAGTGCAAAGGGTGCTACAGCAAATGGTAAAGTAGCTGTAGTAATAGGTTTTATATTAGTTTGTGCCATTTCATATGTAAACATAGAGAAAAATGCAAAAGTAAAAATGAAAGGAGATGTTAGTGTTGGTTCAAATTGA
- a CDS encoding DUF3343 domain-containing protein gives MEYIGTFFTHSGAIKYSRFLNKLNINNQTMPVPRKLSSNCGIGVKFNYGDNLDTILAEDIEKLFSIKNGQYECIYCSE, from the coding sequence ATGGAGTATATAGGAACCTTTTTTACTCATTCTGGGGCTATAAAGTATAGTAGATTTTTGAATAAATTAAATATAAATAATCAAACTATGCCAGTGCCTAGAAAGCTAAGCTCTAATTGTGGTATAGGAGTTAAATTTAACTATGGTGATAATTTAGATACTATACTAGCAGAGGATATAGAAAAATTATTTTCTATAAAAAATGGACAATATGAGTGTATATATTGTAGTGAATAG
- a CDS encoding sulfurtransferase TusA family protein has product MLVLVQIDARGVSCPQPVLMTKKALENNKEGIDVIVDNMTARGNVERFMKNSGYKVTIKEKEDDFILSARK; this is encoded by the coding sequence ATGTTAGTGTTGGTTCAAATTGATGCTAGAGGAGTATCTTGTCCACAACCAGTTCTTATGACCAAAAAAGCTTTAGAAAACAATAAAGAAGGTATTGATGTAATTGTAGATAATATGACTGCTAGAGGCAATGTAGAAAGATTTATGAAAAATTCTGGGTATAAAGTTACTATAAAAGAAAAGGAAGATGATTTTATATTATCTGCAAGGAAGTAA
- a CDS encoding YitT family protein: MWNLYKIKTGGVSMKNKIFKEYLLITIGVFLVATSVVFFFQPNNIAAGGTTGIAIIINSFFPSLPVGLLMLIMEVFLYTIAFIVIGNKFGAKTIYSGCTLAAIIWILEKLNLMGGKAVTNDLLLASLFGIFISAIGMGIVFNQNASTGGTDILAKIINKFFHIEIGKALLMVDFLVTLFAAASFGVEKGMYALLCVILNGFTIDAVIEGLNMSKQIMIISKRNKEISEFIIQKLERGCTLFHGKGVYSDESTYILYTVLSRKEFIKLKKHIKEVDSRAFITVSDAHEVLGEGFKDIIEDV; the protein is encoded by the coding sequence ATCTGGAATTTATATAAAATAAAAACAGGGGGGGTTTCTATGAAAAATAAAATATTTAAAGAATATTTACTTATAACTATTGGAGTTTTCTTAGTAGCTACATCAGTAGTTTTCTTCTTTCAACCTAATAACATAGCAGCAGGGGGAACTACAGGAATTGCTATAATTATAAACAGCTTTTTTCCTTCATTACCAGTAGGTTTACTTATGTTAATAATGGAAGTTTTTTTGTATACAATAGCATTTATAGTTATAGGAAATAAATTTGGTGCAAAAACAATTTATTCTGGATGCACATTAGCAGCTATTATATGGATATTAGAAAAATTAAATCTTATGGGTGGAAAAGCTGTTACAAATGATTTACTTTTAGCTTCATTATTTGGCATATTTATATCAGCTATTGGAATGGGCATAGTATTTAATCAAAATGCTTCCACTGGTGGTACAGATATATTAGCAAAAATTATAAATAAATTTTTTCATATAGAAATAGGAAAAGCTTTATTAATGGTAGATTTTTTAGTAACTCTTTTTGCAGCAGCATCTTTTGGAGTAGAAAAAGGTATGTATGCTCTTTTATGTGTAATTTTAAATGGATTTACCATAGATGCAGTTATAGAAGGACTTAATATGTCAAAACAAATAATGATAATAAGTAAGAGAAATAAAGAAATAAGTGAGTTTATAATACAAAAACTTGAGAGAGGCTGTACATTATTCCATGGTAAGGGTGTGTATAGTGATGAATCTACGTATATTCTTTATACAGTTTTAAGTAGAAAAGAGTTTATAAAATTAAAAAAACATATAAAAGAAGTAGATAGTAGAGCATTTATAACTGTAAGTGATGCTCATGAAGTTTTAGGAGAAGGCTTTAAGGATATAATTGAAGATGTATAA
- a CDS encoding transketolase family protein, producing the protein MGVKIATREAYGKTLAKLAEENSEVVVLDADLSKSTKTADFKKVCPERFINVGIAEGNMMGIAAGLATCGKIPFASTFAMFATGRAFEQIRNSICYPNLNVKVCATHAGVTVGEDGASHQSVEDISLMRSIPNMTVICPSDAVETESAIRAVADYNGPCYVRLGRSGVSVINDNAEYKFEIGKGIKLREGKEATIIATGIMVDAALEAYNILAEEGIKVNVINIHTIKPIDKDIIVNAARETGVVITAEEHSIIGGLGSAVCEVLSENHPVSVLRVGIKDTFGESGKPAELLKKYELTSEDIVKAVKKGLKLK; encoded by the coding sequence ATGGGAGTTAAAATAGCTACAAGAGAAGCATATGGAAAAACATTAGCTAAATTAGCAGAAGAAAATTCAGAAGTTGTTGTTTTAGACGCAGATCTTTCAAAATCAACTAAAACTGCTGATTTTAAAAAAGTTTGCCCAGAAAGATTTATAAATGTAGGTATAGCAGAAGGTAATATGATGGGAATAGCTGCAGGATTAGCAACTTGTGGCAAGATTCCGTTTGCTAGTACTTTTGCAATGTTTGCTACAGGAAGAGCTTTTGAACAAATAAGAAACTCTATATGTTATCCGAACTTAAATGTTAAAGTTTGTGCAACACACGCAGGGGTTACAGTAGGAGAAGATGGAGCTTCACATCAATCTGTTGAAGACATATCATTAATGAGAAGTATACCAAATATGACTGTTATTTGCCCAAGTGATGCAGTAGAAACAGAATCAGCTATAAGAGCTGTAGCAGATTATAATGGTCCATGTTATGTAAGATTGGGAAGATCAGGAGTTTCAGTTATAAATGATAATGCAGAGTATAAATTTGAAATAGGAAAAGGAATAAAATTAAGAGAAGGAAAAGAAGCTACTATAATAGCTACAGGAATAATGGTAGATGCAGCATTGGAAGCATATAATATATTAGCTGAAGAAGGTATAAAGGTAAATGTTATAAACATACATACTATAAAACCTATAGATAAAGATATTATTGTAAATGCTGCTAGGGAAACTGGAGTAGTAATTACAGCAGAAGAACATAGCATAATAGGTGGATTAGGTTCAGCTGTATGTGAAGTTTTAAGTGAAAATCATCCAGTATCAGTTTTAAGAGTAGGAATAAAGGATACATTTGGTGAAAGTGGTAAACCAGCAGAATTATTAAAAAAATATGAATTAACATCAGAAGATATAGTAAAGGCTGTAAAAAAAGGATTAAAATTAAAATAG
- a CDS encoding DUF6514 family protein, with the protein MEVVLENLIKGQNLEDKEYVYYYKLIKSDLYISWQEEDIKVQSYGIEILRKDFQKEKLINSESNNIRHISPHRYKVHNLLKMLYEETVSPIHLVDIIGEYTDEYVVDYENVLKNASSMCK; encoded by the coding sequence ATGGAAGTGGTATTAGAAAATCTTATTAAAGGTCAAAACTTAGAAGACAAGGAGTATGTATATTACTACAAGCTTATAAAAAGTGATTTATATATTTCTTGGCAAGAGGAAGACATAAAGGTTCAATCTTATGGAATAGAAATATTAAGAAAGGATTTTCAAAAAGAGAAACTTATAAATTCAGAAAGCAATAATATAAGACATATAAGCCCTCATAGATACAAAGTACATAATTTACTAAAAATGCTTTATGAAGAAACAGTTTCACCTATTCATCTTGTAGACATAATTGGAGAGTACACAGATGAATATGTAGTTGACTATGAAAATGTATTAAAGAATGCATCTTCTATGTGTAAATAA
- a CDS encoding NAD(P)H-hydrate dehydratase: MRITSSENFRKMDNYSIQNLGIPSIVLMENAALKVVSNIDLQLNNRFVVVCGKGNNGGDGLAVARHLHCLNKEVEIFIIGKGNGSTKDFEINYNILKNINLNINYIRDYEDLDYLRESVIKSDITLDAIFGIGLSREIEGIYKDTISVINENSKNTLSIDVPSGLNASTGEIEGVCIQADTTVSFEMYKEGFLTYDKDKYLGNIVIEKIGIPKEALDLFSKDSYIVDKYMFKNNFKERNKYAHKGEFGRLLIIAGSEGFTGAAYLCAESSVKSGTGLVTLATTKDIQSILSSKLEESMTINYEDYKEIENIMVKANCIAIGPGMGKNNTTEELLRKIIKDYNGNIVIDADGINVLENNLDIIKNAKGEIIITPHLGEFSRITGYDIDYIEKNRLKLAREFAKENKVILLLKGYNTIITNGEKVFVNSTGNSAMASGGMGDCLTGIIGSFISQGYSPLDATYLAAYLHGYCGEKLSLKMFCVNATHVLDYIPFAIKELQHIE, translated from the coding sequence ATGAGAATAACTTCTTCAGAAAACTTTAGAAAAATGGATAATTACTCTATACAAAACTTAGGTATACCTAGTATTGTGTTAATGGAAAATGCAGCATTAAAGGTAGTGTCCAATATAGACTTACAATTGAATAATAGATTTGTTGTAGTTTGCGGAAAAGGCAATAATGGAGGGGACGGATTAGCTGTAGCAAGACATTTACATTGTTTAAATAAAGAAGTAGAAATATTTATAATTGGAAAGGGTAATGGTAGTACTAAGGATTTTGAAATAAATTATAATATATTAAAAAATATAAATTTAAATATTAATTACATAAGAGATTATGAAGATTTAGATTATTTAAGAGAAAGTGTAATAAAAAGTGACATAACTTTAGATGCTATTTTTGGCATAGGTCTTAGTAGAGAAATAGAAGGAATATATAAAGACACTATATCTGTAATAAATGAAAATAGTAAAAATACATTGTCTATAGATGTTCCTTCTGGATTAAATGCAAGTACAGGTGAAATAGAAGGCGTTTGTATACAAGCTGATACTACAGTTTCCTTTGAAATGTATAAAGAAGGATTTTTAACTTATGATAAAGATAAATATTTAGGAAATATTGTTATTGAAAAAATAGGAATTCCAAAGGAAGCTTTAGATTTATTTTCTAAAGATTCTTATATTGTTGATAAATATATGTTTAAAAATAATTTTAAAGAAAGAAATAAATATGCTCATAAAGGAGAATTTGGGAGATTATTAATTATAGCTGGAAGCGAAGGATTTACAGGAGCAGCTTACTTGTGTGCAGAATCATCAGTTAAAAGTGGAACAGGACTTGTAACTTTAGCTACAACTAAAGATATTCAAAGTATATTAAGTTCTAAGTTAGAGGAGTCTATGACTATAAATTATGAGGACTATAAAGAAATTGAAAATATCATGGTAAAAGCTAATTGTATAGCAATAGGTCCAGGTATGGGCAAAAATAATACAACCGAGGAACTGTTAAGAAAAATAATAAAAGATTATAATGGAAACATAGTTATAGATGCTGATGGTATAAATGTTTTGGAAAATAATTTGGATATAATAAAAAATGCGAAAGGTGAAATAATCATAACTCCACATTTAGGGGAATTTTCAAGAATAACAGGTTATGATATAGATTATATTGAAAAAAACAGATTAAAGTTAGCTAGAGAGTTTGCTAAAGAGAATAAAGTTATATTGCTTTTGAAAGGATACAATACCATAATTACAAATGGTGAAAAAGTATTTGTAAATTCTACAGGTAATAGTGCTATGGCATCTGGAGGTATGGGAGATTGCTTAACAGGAATAATAGGATCTTTTATATCACAGGGGTATAGTCCATTAGATGCTACTTATCTTGCAGCATATTTACATGGATATTGTGGTGAAAAATTATCCCTAAAAATGTTTTGTGTGAATGCTACTCATGTGTTGGACTATATACCTTTTGCTATAAAGGAATTACAACACATAGAATAA
- the acpS gene encoding holo-ACP synthase, translating to MIYGIGTDITEIKRIEKATTRNKNFINKLFTKDEVELWEKKNFNLWFIAGRFAAKEAISKALGTGIRGFNFKDIEIINNELGKPEVVLKPKAEEIIKKISKNYKIHLSISHEKEYAIAYALLEVFI from the coding sequence TTGATTTATGGTATAGGAACAGATATTACTGAAATTAAAAGAATAGAAAAAGCTACAACTAGAAATAAAAATTTTATAAATAAATTATTTACCAAAGATGAAGTTGAACTTTGGGAAAAGAAAAACTTTAATTTATGGTTCATAGCAGGAAGATTTGCAGCAAAGGAAGCTATATCTAAGGCATTAGGCACTGGAATAAGAGGTTTTAATTTTAAAGATATAGAAATAATAAATAATGAATTAGGAAAACCAGAGGTTGTTTTGAAACCAAAAGCTGAAGAGATAATAAAAAAAATATCAAAAAACTATAAAATACACTTAAGCATATCTCATGAAAAAGAATATGCTATAGCCTATGCTTTATTGGAGGTGTTTATATGA
- the alr gene encoding alanine racemase, producing the protein MFRNLRAVWAEIDLDNLQYNVEQVKNICKNKDIIGVIKANAYGHGAMEIAPTLLENGVTRLAVAVLSEAMELRMSGVKKPIMILGYTPGSLGDMLLDNDIEQSVYSYNDALELSKVAVLKRKILKIHIVIDTGMGRIGFLPTKESVEDVYKISKLPNIKIEGIFSHFSSADELNKDYTLYQMNKYNEFINELENKDLSIPIKHIANSAAIIDLESTHLDAVRAGIIMYGYYPSNDVLKDNIKLKPVMSLKTSIVHIKKVPAGEYISYGRIFKTEKESIIATLPIGYADGYNRLLSNKGKVIVNGKLAPIVGRVCMDQCMIDVTSIEDLKVGDLVTIMGEENGVSYTAEDIASEIGTISYEVICNVNKRVPRVYKKDGKIINVVNYV; encoded by the coding sequence TTGTTTAGAAATTTAAGAGCAGTATGGGCAGAAATTGATTTAGATAATTTACAATATAACGTAGAACAAGTAAAAAATATATGCAAAAATAAGGATATAATAGGGGTTATAAAAGCTAATGCATATGGACACGGAGCCATGGAAATAGCCCCTACCCTTTTAGAAAATGGAGTAACTAGGTTAGCAGTAGCAGTTTTAAGCGAGGCTATGGAACTTAGAATGAGTGGAGTAAAGAAGCCTATTATGATATTAGGTTATACACCAGGATCTTTAGGGGATATGCTTTTAGATAATGACATAGAACAATCTGTATATTCTTATAATGATGCTTTAGAATTATCTAAAGTAGCAGTATTAAAAAGAAAAATATTAAAAATACACATAGTAATAGATACGGGAATGGGCAGAATTGGTTTTTTACCTACAAAAGAAAGTGTAGAAGATGTATATAAAATAAGTAAATTGCCAAATATCAAGATAGAAGGGATATTTTCTCATTTTTCCTCTGCAGATGAGTTAAATAAAGATTATACATTATATCAGATGAATAAGTATAATGAATTTATAAATGAATTAGAAAATAAAGACCTTAGTATACCTATAAAACATATTGCTAATAGTGCAGCTATAATAGATTTAGAAAGTACTCATTTAGATGCAGTGAGGGCAGGTATTATAATGTATGGATATTATCCATCTAATGATGTATTAAAAGATAATATAAAGTTAAAGCCAGTAATGTCTTTAAAAACTAGTATAGTACACATAAAGAAAGTGCCTGCAGGGGAATATATAAGCTATGGTAGAATCTTTAAAACAGAAAAAGAAAGTATAATAGCTACCTTACCTATAGGTTATGCGGATGGATATAATAGATTGCTAAGTAATAAAGGAAAAGTTATAGTAAATGGTAAGCTTGCTCCTATTGTGGGAAGAGTTTGCATGGATCAATGCATGATAGATGTAACATCTATAGAAGATTTAAAAGTTGGAGATTTGGTTACAATTATGGGAGAAGAAAATGGAGTAAGTTATACTGCAGAAGATATAGCCTCTGAAATAGGAACTATAAGTTATGAAGTTATATGCAATGTAAATAAGAGAGTACCCAGAGTATATAAGAAAGATGGTAAAATTATTAATGTAGTAAATTACGTATAA
- a CDS encoding type II toxin-antitoxin system PemK/MazF family toxin → MIQQMVKRGDIFYADLSPVVGSEQGGIRPVIVIQNNVGNKYSPTVIIAAITSQINKAKLPTHVEISSEDYGLNKDSVVLLEQIRTLDKRRLKEKIGHMTDEDMKKVDTAILVSMALN, encoded by the coding sequence ATGATACAACAGATGGTAAAAAGAGGAGATATATTTTATGCTGATCTAAGTCCTGTAGTAGGTTCAGAGCAAGGTGGAATAAGACCAGTTATAGTTATACAAAATAATGTAGGAAATAAATATAGTCCAACAGTAATAATTGCAGCAATAACTTCACAAATAAATAAAGCAAAGTTACCAACCCATGTGGAAATATCCTCAGAGGATTATGGATTAAATAAAGATTCAGTAGTATTGCTAGAACAAATAAGGACTTTAGATAAGAGAAGATTAAAAGAAAAAATAGGTCATATGACAGATGAAGATATGAAAAAAGTTGATACTGCTATTTTAGTTAGTATGGCTTTGAATTAA
- a CDS encoding YihY/virulence factor BrkB family protein codes for MNKNLFKIIPKGIKELANRFLEDEVLALSSQLAYALIISVFPFLMFVITLIGYLPIHSEDLLLGLKEIIPSNTYLLLKNTIEEILYTQNGNLLSFSIIFTIWTASAGFRAVVRGLNKAYDVKERRSFIKVQLMTILCTLGMALVLVMSIFLLVFGKTIGRTLVYKLGFSWEFNRIWNLIRYTVMIGVIIFILAALYYYIPSKRLKWRNVFPGAIFATIAWIIVSMGFSFYVDNFNNYSRLYGSIGAVIVFLVWLYLTSIIVITGGEINALLVSNREKDLKSKNYL; via the coding sequence TTGAATAAAAATCTTTTTAAAATTATACCTAAGGGTATAAAAGAACTAGCAAACAGATTTTTAGAGGATGAAGTATTAGCATTATCCTCACAGTTGGCCTATGCTTTAATTATATCAGTATTTCCTTTTTTAATGTTTGTAATAACATTAATAGGATACTTGCCTATACATAGTGAAGATCTATTGTTAGGATTAAAAGAAATAATACCAAGCAATACGTATTTATTGTTAAAAAACACCATAGAAGAAATTCTTTATACTCAAAATGGAAATTTACTTTCTTTCAGTATAATATTTACTATTTGGACTGCTTCTGCTGGTTTTAGAGCTGTAGTAAGGGGATTAAATAAGGCTTATGATGTGAAAGAGAGAAGATCTTTTATAAAGGTTCAACTCATGACCATTTTGTGTACACTAGGTATGGCATTAGTACTTGTCATGAGCATTTTCTTATTGGTTTTCGGAAAAACTATAGGCAGAACTTTAGTTTATAAGCTAGGCTTTTCATGGGAGTTTAATAGAATATGGAATTTAATAAGATATACAGTAATGATAGGAGTAATTATATTTATTTTAGCTGCATTATATTATTATATTCCTAGTAAAAGATTAAAGTGGAGAAATGTGTTCCCAGGTGCTATATTTGCCACAATAGCTTGGATAATTGTATCTATGGGCTTTTCTTTTTATGTAGATAATTTTAATAACTATTCTAGGCTGTACGGTAGCATAGGAGCAGTTATTGTTTTCTTAGTGTGGTTATATCTAACATCTATAATAGTTATTACAGGAGGAGAAATAAATGCATTATTAGTTTCAAACAGAGAAAAAGATTTAAAAAGTAAAAATTATCTATAA
- a CDS encoding aminotransferase class V-fold PLP-dependent enzyme, which yields MKNVYLDNAATSFPKAPDVGESMLNYTKNIGCNINRGVYTSSLTAENMVFETRELICSLFNFSKPENVVFTKNITESLNLLIKGLLQKGEHVIVSSMEHNAVMRPLTSLTKNGIEISKVSCDIFGQLNINDVIKEIKSNTRAIIMTNASNVCGTILPLEEVGKLCRENNLILIIDAAQTAGFLDIDFEKIGADALAFTGHKGLLGPQGIGGFLIKDSLIPKVHPFIEGGTGSLSEYEIQPSYMPDKYESGTINIPGIYGLNASLKYIRKTSLSSIREKELFLTKLFIENALNLDDTRLVGLNTINNRTSVVSLDFNKIDNAIVSLDLSNEYNIMTRCGLHCAPSAHKTLNTFPQGTVRFSFGHFNTKEDITYTIDALNKIIKKYK from the coding sequence ATGAAGAATGTTTATTTAGATAATGCTGCAACTTCTTTCCCTAAAGCACCTGATGTGGGAGAAAGCATGCTAAACTATACAAAAAATATAGGCTGCAATATAAATAGAGGAGTGTATACTTCTTCTTTAACAGCCGAAAATATGGTATTTGAAACAAGAGAATTAATATGTTCTTTATTTAATTTTAGCAAACCTGAAAACGTTGTATTTACTAAAAATATAACCGAAAGTTTAAATTTATTAATCAAAGGTTTACTTCAAAAAGGAGAGCACGTTATTGTTTCTTCTATGGAACATAATGCAGTTATGCGACCTTTAACTTCCTTAACTAAAAATGGTATAGAAATTTCTAAAGTTTCATGCGATATATTTGGACAACTTAATATTAATGATGTAATAAAAGAAATAAAATCTAACACCAGAGCTATTATTATGACCAATGCTTCTAATGTATGTGGAACTATATTACCTTTAGAAGAAGTAGGTAAGTTATGCAGAGAAAATAATTTGATTCTTATAATAGATGCTGCTCAAACAGCTGGATTTTTAGATATTGATTTTGAAAAAATAGGAGCAGATGCATTAGCTTTTACTGGTCATAAAGGTCTTTTAGGGCCACAAGGTATTGGTGGATTTCTAATAAAAGACTCTTTAATTCCTAAAGTACATCCCTTTATTGAAGGTGGTACAGGAAGTCTTTCAGAATATGAAATTCAACCGAGTTATATGCCAGATAAATATGAGAGTGGTACCATAAATATACCCGGAATTTATGGATTAAATGCGTCCTTAAAATATATAAGAAAAACCTCATTAAGTTCTATTAGAGAAAAAGAGTTATTTTTAACAAAACTTTTTATAGAAAATGCTCTAAATTTAGATGATACAAGGTTAGTTGGATTAAATACTATAAATAATAGAACTTCTGTAGTTTCTTTAGATTTTAATAAAATAGATAATGCTATAGTTTCTTTAGATTTATCTAATGAGTATAACATAATGACTAGGTGTGGATTACATTGTGCTCCTTCTGCTCATAAAACATTAAATACATTTCCACAAGGCACTGTTCGATTTAGCTTTGGGCATTTTAACACAAAAGAAGATATAACTTATACTATAGATGCATTAAACAAAATTATAAAAAAATATAAATAA
- a CDS encoding transketolase, translating into MKKNVEELQEMAKVIRKDIVSMLTESASGHPGGSLSAVEILTALYFNEMNIDPTNPRDLNRDRFVLSKGHAAPVLYSTLARRGFFNPEELKTLRKIGSMLQGHPNMNDIPGIDMSTGSLGQGISTAVGMALAGKLDEKDYRVYALLGDGELEEGQVWEATMAAAHYKLDNLTAFVDYNGLQIDGPCSEVMSAEPIADKFRAFNWNVIEIDGHDLDAILNAIKSAKNIKGKPTMIVCKTIKGKGVSFMENQAGWHGKAPSIEECEKAICEIGGDK; encoded by the coding sequence ATGAAGAAGAACGTGGAAGAGCTACAAGAGATGGCTAAAGTTATTAGAAAAGATATAGTTTCAATGTTAACTGAATCTGCTTCTGGACATCCAGGAGGTTCTTTATCAGCAGTAGAAATATTGACTGCTTTATATTTTAATGAGATGAATATAGACCCTACTAATCCTAGGGATTTAAATAGGGATAGATTTGTTCTTTCCAAAGGTCATGCTGCTCCAGTATTATATAGTACTTTAGCAAGAAGAGGATTTTTTAATCCAGAAGAACTAAAAACTTTAAGAAAAATTGGATCAATGTTACAGGGGCATCCAAATATGAATGATATTCCAGGCATAGACATGTCAACAGGTTCTTTAGGTCAAGGAATATCAACAGCAGTAGGTATGGCTTTAGCAGGAAAACTTGATGAAAAAGATTACAGAGTATATGCTTTACTTGGAGATGGAGAATTAGAGGAAGGACAAGTTTGGGAAGCAACTATGGCAGCGGCTCACTATAAATTAGATAATTTGACTGCATTTGTAGATTATAATGGACTACAAATAGATGGACCTTGTAGTGAAGTTATGTCAGCAGAACCTATAGCAGATAAATTTAGAGCTTTTAATTGGAACGTTATAGAAATAGATGGTCATGATTTAGATGCTATATTAAATGCTATAAAGAGTGCAAAAAATATTAAAGGAAAACCAACTATGATAGTTTGTAAAACTATAAAAGGTAAGGGTGTTTCTTTTATGGAAAATCAAGCTGGATGGCATGGAAAAGCACCAAGTATAGAAGAATGTGAAAAAGCTATATGTGAAATTGGAGGTGACAAATAA